CCTGGCGCATCGCGTCCTCGGTGGGCATCCCGTCCTCGTCGGTCGGGACGTCGGCGAAGGCGCCGGGCTCCGATGCGGGCGCCGCGGCGGCATCCTCGGCGGGCCAGCCCTTCATGTCGGTGTCACTCATGGGTCACGCGGTGTCCCGCTGCCCCCTCCTTGTAGGTGTCCATGGCATCGCGCAGGGCCATCCAGCCCAGCAGCGCGCACTTGACCCGGACGGGGAACTTCGCCACGCCCTGGAAGGCCACGCCGTCGAGCAGGTCGTCCTCGCGGGTCATCTCCTCGCCGTGCATCATCAGGCGGAAGGCCTCGGCGAGGTCGTCCGCGTCGCTCAGGTCGCGCCCCACGACCGCTTCGGTCATGGCCGAGGCCGCCGCCATCGAGATGGAGCAGCCCTCGCCATCGAAGGCCAGGGCATCGACCTTGTCGTCGGCGACGTGCAGGCGCAGGTCCAACTCGTCACCGCACAGCGGGTTGGAGTGGTGCACGTGCACGTCGCACGGGTCGAGGGTCCCGGACCGATTCCGCGGCTTGCGGTAGTGGTCCAGGATGATCTCGTGGTACAGGTCGTCCAGTCCTGACATATGGCTACGCCTCGAAGAACTTCTTGGTGACGTGGATGGCGTCCACCAGCGCCCCGATCTCCTCGGGTGTGTTGTACAGGTAGAAGGATGCCCGGGTGGTGGCCGGCACACCCAGGACACGCATCAGCGGCTTGGCGCAGTGGTGGCCGGCGCGCACCGCCACGCCCTCGCGGTCCATCAGCGTACCGATGTCGTGGGGGTGGATGCCCTCGATGGCGAAGCTGATCGCCGCGCCCCGCGCGTGGGGATCCTTCGGGCCGTGCACCGCCACCCCCTCCACCCCGCCCAGCGCGTCGAGCGCCTCGCCGAGCAGGGCGACCTCGTGCTCGCGGATCGCGTCCATGCCGAGCGCCGAGAGGTAGTCCACCGCCGCGCCGAGGCCGATCGCCTCGGCGTAGGGCGGGGTGCCGGCCTCGAACTTGTAGGGCACCTCGTTGAAGGTGCTGCCCTCCAGCGTGACGTTGGTGATCATCTCCCCGCCACCGAGGAACGGCGGCATCGCCTCGAGCAGCTCGGGCTTGCCGGCCAGGACCCCGATGCCGGTGGGGCCGCACATCTTGTGGCCCGTGAAGCCGAGGAAGTCGGCGTCCAGCTCGGCCATGTCGGTGGGCATGTGGGGCACGCGCTGGGCCCCGTCCACGACCACCACCGCATCCGCGTTGGCCGCACGGACCCGGGCGGCCATCTGGGCGACCGGGACGATCGTCCCGAGCACGTTGGACATCGCCGTCACGGTGAACAGCTTGACCCGCCCCGTCGCCACGATCTCCTCGAACGCCTCGAGGTCGAGGCAGCCGTCGGGGGTGACAGGCACGTACCGCAGCTCGTAGCCCGCCAACGGCTGGACCAGCTGCCACGGGACGATGTTCGCGTGGTGCTCCATCTGGGTGGACAGCAGGATGTCCCCTGGGCCCAGCCGGGTGCGCGCCCACGAGTAGGCGACGAGGTTCAGCGCCTCGGTGACGTTCTTGGTGAACACCACGCCCCGGGGGTCGGCACCGACGAAGCGGGCGATCTTGCCCCGAGCCTGCTCGTAGACCTCCGTGCACTCCTCCGCCAGGGCGTGCACGCCGCGGTGCACGTTGGCGTTGTAGCGCTCCGACACCGCTGACACCGCGTCGGTGACCACCTGGGGCTTCTGGCTGGTCGCCGCCGAGTCCAGGTACACCAACGCCCGCCCGTGGACCTGACGGCCCAGGACGGGGAAGTCGCGGCGGATCGCGGTGACGTCCAACATCGGCGGTGTCTGCCTCCTGACCTGCTAGACCGGGGCTTTCAGGTGCTCGTAGCCCTTGTCCTCCAGCTCCTCGGCGAGCTCGGGGCCACCCGACTGGGCGATCTGGCCCTCGAACATCACGTGCACCCGGTCCGGGGTGATGTACCGGAGGATACGCGTGTAGTGCGTGATGATGAGGACCCCGAGGTCGGGACCGCGCAAGCGGTTGACACCCTCGGCCACGACCTTGAGCGCGTCCACGTCGAGGCCGGAGTCGGTCTCGTCCAGCACGGCGATCTCGGGGCGCAGCATGGCCATCTGCAGGATCTCGAAGCGCTTCTTCT
Above is a genomic segment from Egibacteraceae bacterium containing:
- a CDS encoding SUF system NifU family Fe-S cluster assembly protein, with the protein product MSGLDDLYHEIILDHYRKPRNRSGTLDPCDVHVHHSNPLCGDELDLRLHVADDKVDALAFDGEGCSISMAAASAMTEAVVGRDLSDADDLAEAFRLMMHGEEMTREDDLLDGVAFQGVAKFPVRVKCALLGWMALRDAMDTYKEGAAGHRVTHE
- a CDS encoding SufS family cysteine desulfurase, encoding MLDVTAIRRDFPVLGRQVHGRALVYLDSAATSQKPQVVTDAVSAVSERYNANVHRGVHALAEECTEVYEQARGKIARFVGADPRGVVFTKNVTEALNLVAYSWARTRLGPGDILLSTQMEHHANIVPWQLVQPLAGYELRYVPVTPDGCLDLEAFEEIVATGRVKLFTVTAMSNVLGTIVPVAQMAARVRAANADAVVVVDGAQRVPHMPTDMAELDADFLGFTGHKMCGPTGIGVLAGKPELLEAMPPFLGGGEMITNVTLEGSTFNEVPYKFEAGTPPYAEAIGLGAAVDYLSALGMDAIREHEVALLGEALDALGGVEGVAVHGPKDPHARGAAISFAIEGIHPHDIGTLMDREGVAVRAGHHCAKPLMRVLGVPATTRASFYLYNTPEEIGALVDAIHVTKKFFEA